In the Urocitellus parryii isolate mUroPar1 chromosome 10, mUroPar1.hap1, whole genome shotgun sequence genome, one interval contains:
- the Msantd1 gene encoding myb/SANT-like DNA-binding domain-containing protein 1 isoform X1 — MVCGTGLGPHLSAILLPAGASSMAAAEVPGYLVSPQTEKHRRARNWTDAEMRGLMLVWEEFFEELKQTKRNAKVYEKMASKLFEMTGERRLGEEIKIKITNMTFQYRKLKCMTDSESVPPDWPYYLAIDRILAKVPESCEGKLPDGQQPGPSTSQTEASLSPSAKSTPLYLPYTQCSYEGRFEDDGSDSSSSLLSLKFRSEERPVKKRKVQSCHLQKKKLRLLEAMLEEQRRLSRAMEETCREVRRVLDQQNILQVQSLQLQERMMSLLEKIIAKSSG, encoded by the exons ATGGTGTGTGGGACGGGCCTGGGGCCCCACCTGAGCGCCATCCTCCTCCCCGCAGGTGCCTCCAGCATGGCAGCAGCCGAAGTGCCCGGCTACCTTGTGTCTCCCCAGACGGAGAAGCACCGGAGGGCCCGCAACTGGACGGACGCGGAGATGCGCGGCCTCATGCTCGTCTGGGAGGAGTTCTTCGAGGAGCTGAAGCAGACCAAGCGCAACGCCAAAGTGTACGAGAAGATGGCCAGCAAGCTCTTCGAGATGACCGGCGAGCGCAGGCTGGGCGAGGAGATCAAGATCAAGATCACCAACATGACCTTCCAGTACAG GAAATTAAAATGCATGACAGATAGCGAGTCCGTCCCGCCGGACTGGCCCTATTACCTAGCCATTGATAGGATTCTGGCCAAAGTCCCTGAGTCCTGTGAGGGCAAACTACCAGACGGCCAGCAGCCGGGGCCCTCCACGTCCCAGACCGAGGCGTCTCTGTCGCCGTCCGCTAAGTCCACCCCTCTGTACTTACCGTATACCCAGTGCTCCTACGAAGGCCGCTTCGAGGACGATGGCTCCGACAGCTCCTCCAGCTTACTGTCCCTTAAGTTCAG GTCAGAGGAGCGGCCAGTGAAGAAGCGCAAGGTGCAGAGCTGCCACCTGCAGAAGAAGAAGCTGCGGCTGCTGGAGGCCATGTTGGAGGAGCAACGCAGGCTGAGCCGTGCCATGGAGGAGACCTGCCGTGAGGTGCGGCGCGTGCTGGACCAGCAGAACATCCTGCAGGTGCAGAGCCTACAGCTGCAGGAGCGCATGATGAGCCTGCTGGAGAAGATCATCGCCAAGTCCAGTGGCTAG
- the Msantd1 gene encoding myb/SANT-like DNA-binding domain-containing protein 1 isoform X2 translates to MLKTEKHRRARNWTDAEMRGLMLVWEEFFEELKQTKRNAKVYEKMASKLFEMTGERRLGEEIKIKITNMTFQYRKLKCMTDSESVPPDWPYYLAIDRILAKVPESCEGKLPDGQQPGPSTSQTEASLSPSAKSTPLYLPYTQCSYEGRFEDDGSDSSSSLLSLKFRSEERPVKKRKVQSCHLQKKKLRLLEAMLEEQRRLSRAMEETCREVRRVLDQQNILQVQSLQLQERMMSLLEKIIAKSSG, encoded by the exons ATGCTAAAG ACGGAGAAGCACCGGAGGGCCCGCAACTGGACGGACGCGGAGATGCGCGGCCTCATGCTCGTCTGGGAGGAGTTCTTCGAGGAGCTGAAGCAGACCAAGCGCAACGCCAAAGTGTACGAGAAGATGGCCAGCAAGCTCTTCGAGATGACCGGCGAGCGCAGGCTGGGCGAGGAGATCAAGATCAAGATCACCAACATGACCTTCCAGTACAG GAAATTAAAATGCATGACAGATAGCGAGTCCGTCCCGCCGGACTGGCCCTATTACCTAGCCATTGATAGGATTCTGGCCAAAGTCCCTGAGTCCTGTGAGGGCAAACTACCAGACGGCCAGCAGCCGGGGCCCTCCACGTCCCAGACCGAGGCGTCTCTGTCGCCGTCCGCTAAGTCCACCCCTCTGTACTTACCGTATACCCAGTGCTCCTACGAAGGCCGCTTCGAGGACGATGGCTCCGACAGCTCCTCCAGCTTACTGTCCCTTAAGTTCAG GTCAGAGGAGCGGCCAGTGAAGAAGCGCAAGGTGCAGAGCTGCCACCTGCAGAAGAAGAAGCTGCGGCTGCTGGAGGCCATGTTGGAGGAGCAACGCAGGCTGAGCCGTGCCATGGAGGAGACCTGCCGTGAGGTGCGGCGCGTGCTGGACCAGCAGAACATCCTGCAGGTGCAGAGCCTACAGCTGCAGGAGCGCATGATGAGCCTGCTGGAGAAGATCATCGCCAAGTCCAGTGGCTAG